In Pigmentibacter ruber, a genomic segment contains:
- a CDS encoding pyridoxal-dependent decarboxylase, protein MNKSSLISKYFFPEANEKEFNKWATITLKASLNFLYNKNGKKIYGLIPPKDISKLFSSPFFPSKGEKIPKVLQETIDNIVQNSVKVSHPNFIGHMTGATPSFSLLCDLLISTLNQNVVKTETALSATYVEWQTLTWLHKLIYKRNKIFYQNIINNADRAIGNYCSGGTLGNLTALLVARNKAFPDVHKKGIFSALLSSGFQRSVILVSQRGHYSIKKAASILGIGEDNIISIPCETFTNKINIDELKNIIQNLLNANTKIIALVGIAGTTETGNIDNLEELAKICQFHNIWFHVDAAWGGALLLSKKYQKLLKGISSADSVVIDGHKFMYLSMSHSAVLFKDENSLDSIRHSANYIIRKGSIDLGRTTIEGSRRFDSLKLWFHFKALGKDGYSQLILKAINNATQLAEVIETSLAFELTSFLETNIVTYRFTGNILKNFLQKNYKLFKVCNNNLTNENNNINNKNLLDILTKTNSFLNDLNIYIQKKQRQSGKSFVSRTILETVYPSQEIVVLRAIPFNPLTNKKILTDIVKEQEFLGNEYLQKKWKGFLKRVPEIKDFI, encoded by the coding sequence ATGAATAAATCTTCTTTAATTTCTAAATACTTCTTTCCAGAAGCAAACGAGAAAGAGTTTAATAAATGGGCAACTATTACTTTAAAAGCTTCACTCAATTTCTTATACAATAAAAATGGAAAAAAAATCTACGGATTAATTCCTCCTAAAGATATCTCAAAATTATTTTCGTCACCTTTTTTTCCTTCAAAAGGGGAAAAAATACCAAAAGTTTTGCAGGAAACAATTGACAATATTGTTCAAAATTCTGTTAAGGTATCTCATCCTAATTTTATAGGGCATATGACAGGAGCTACACCAAGCTTTTCACTATTATGTGATTTATTAATAAGCACTTTGAATCAAAATGTTGTCAAAACAGAGACGGCTCTTTCAGCAACTTATGTCGAATGGCAAACCCTTACTTGGCTTCATAAACTTATTTATAAAAGAAATAAAATTTTTTACCAAAATATTATAAATAATGCTGATAGAGCAATTGGAAATTATTGTAGTGGAGGAACTTTAGGTAACCTAACAGCCCTTCTTGTAGCAAGGAATAAAGCATTTCCAGATGTTCACAAGAAAGGAATATTTTCGGCTTTACTTTCATCAGGTTTTCAACGCTCTGTGATTTTAGTGAGTCAGCGTGGGCACTACTCGATAAAAAAAGCAGCAAGCATTCTAGGTATCGGCGAAGATAATATTATTAGTATTCCTTGTGAAACATTCACGAACAAAATTAATATCGATGAGTTAAAAAATATTATTCAAAATTTGCTTAATGCTAATACAAAAATAATTGCATTAGTAGGCATTGCTGGAACTACAGAAACAGGAAACATTGATAATTTAGAAGAACTCGCTAAAATCTGCCAATTTCATAATATATGGTTTCATGTTGATGCAGCTTGGGGAGGAGCTTTATTACTTTCCAAAAAGTATCAAAAACTACTAAAAGGGATTTCCTCTGCTGATTCAGTCGTAATAGATGGGCATAAGTTTATGTATTTATCTATGTCGCATAGTGCTGTTCTATTTAAAGATGAAAATTCATTAGACTCTATAAGACACAGTGCTAACTATATTATTCGCAAAGGAAGCATAGACTTAGGAAGAACAACTATTGAAGGAAGTAGAAGATTTGATTCTTTAAAATTATGGTTCCATTTTAAGGCTCTAGGTAAAGATGGATATAGTCAACTAATTTTAAAAGCCATAAATAATGCAACACAATTAGCTGAAGTGATTGAGACAAGTTTAGCTTTTGAATTAACAAGTTTTCTAGAAACAAACATAGTCACATATCGCTTCACAGGCAATATCCTAAAAAATTTTCTGCAAAAAAATTACAAACTTTTTAAAGTTTGTAATAATAATCTTACAAATGAAAATAATAATATAAATAATAAAAATTTACTTGATATATTAACTAAAACAAACTCATTTCTAAATGATTTAAATATTTATATCCAAAAAAAACAAAGACAGTCAGGCAAGAGTTTTGTATCACGCACTATATTAGAAACAGTTTATCCAAGCCAAGAAATTGTCGTCCTAAGAGCTATCCCTTTTAACCCTCTCACAAATAAAAAAATTTTAACCGACATTGTAAAGGAACAGGAGTTTCTTGGTAATGAGTACTTACAAAAAAAATGGAAAGGTTTTTTAAAAAGGGTTCCCGAAATAAAGGATTTTATTTAA
- a CDS encoding HU family DNA-binding protein, which yields MAKSKSTLTTVPTSAIIADVSARFEQLPKKITKEVISAFLEAIEDNVAGGHKVRIDKVGILTCKDRAARKGRNPQTGEEIKIPASKKISFRVAKSLKERVGVAKKSAAKKK from the coding sequence ATGGCTAAAAGTAAAAGTACATTAACAACTGTTCCAACTAGTGCAATCATTGCAGATGTTTCAGCTAGATTTGAACAATTACCAAAGAAAATTACTAAAGAAGTAATCTCTGCATTTCTAGAAGCTATTGAAGACAATGTAGCAGGTGGGCACAAAGTTCGTATCGATAAAGTTGGTATTCTTACTTGTAAAGACCGCGCAGCTCGTAAAGGCCGTAACCCACAAACTGGCGAAGAAATTAAAATTCCAGCTTCAAAGAAAATTAGTTTTCGCGTTGCGAAGTCTTTAAAGGAAAGAGTTGGAGTAGCTAAAAAATCTGCAGCTAAAAAGAAATAA